From one Gossypium hirsutum isolate 1008001.06 chromosome D08, Gossypium_hirsutum_v2.1, whole genome shotgun sequence genomic stretch:
- the CBP60B gene encoding calmodulin-binding protein 60 B: MMLPTKRPAPDHGDDERNEVMVPEPKRRTNLKKNIMGVGGLSFNKIVLNLEPMLRIWVHEAVEAAIRSSIHPSSRPSLNRIEASRGRRLQLRFVDKPPSTIFTGSKVEAENGNPIRIILVDATSQAMVSSGSLSSIKVEIVVLNGEFGTDERQDWTENEFNASVLREREGRRPLVTGDLNITLVDGVGTVDNVIFTDNSSWIRCRKFRLGARIVQRSAGEVTIREATSDAFMVKDHRGELYKKHYPPLLHDEVWRLERIAKDGAFHKRLAYKNVHTVKDFLRLLVTDPIALRNILGGGISNRVWETIIEHALSCVPDDDEWYTYHGTAQRVELLLNSIYNVVKVTFDGQDYLPVENLTFSQKLLVEDAKRQAYKNVWNLTPFDRRAIMGPSMPFTDLLPEPVGTSNLLLQQHDFSGTRPDMPLGLNQSSTSFSYEVENPKPLQGIEPLNPMLRNSSFRMEGIFPYNADNSFSFFADDGFGTNQDNTQAQMLSLTSATPAWAQGSGFIFTPDYETSSISFLSSFPSCNVNDRSIGETREVCPKNRWLKVRAVIQWKSISRGAAKRRRQHWLQHGICT, translated from the exons ATGATGTTGCCTACTAAGAGGCCTGCTCCTGATCATGGTGATGATGAAAGGAATGAAGTTATGGTCCCTGAACCAAAAAGAAGAACTAACCTTAAGAA AAACATAATGGGTGTCGGAGGGCTTTCCTTTAATAAAATTGTGCTCAACCTTGAACCAATGCTTAGAATATGG GTTCACGAGGCAGTGGAAGCTGCAATTAGGTCCTCCATTCATCCATCTTCAAG GCCTTCGCTTAATCGGATCGAGGCATCAAGAGGACGAAGGCTGCAGTTACGTTTCGTCGATAAACCGCCTTCGACTATATTTACAGGCAGCAAGGTTGAGGCTGAGAATGGTAATCCCATTCGGATTATCCTAGTTGATGCAACTAGCCAGGCAATGGTCTCCTCTGGCTCGCTGTCTTCTATTAAGGTCGAGATTGTCGTCCTTAACGGTGAGTTTGGCACTGATGAACGACAAGATTGGACCGAAAACGAATTCAATGCCAGTGTTCTTCGTGAACGAGAAGGTAGAAGGCCGTTGGTAACTGGAGATCTCAACATTACGTTGGTAGATGGTGTAGGTACTGTTGATAATGTGATTTTCACCGACAATTCGAGCTGGATAAGATGTCGAAAGTTCCGGTTGGGAGCTAGAATTGTGCAAAGGAGTGCTGGTGAAGTGACAATCAGGGAAGCTACAAGTGATGCATTCATGGTGAAGGATCATCGGGGAGAAT TGTACAAGAAGCACTACCCACCGCTCCTTCATGACGAAGTATGGCGTCTCGAAAGAATAGCAAAAGACGGAGCCTTCCATAAACGTTTGGCATATAAAAACGTTCATACCGTGAAGGACTTCTTACGGTTGCTTGTTACCGATCCAATCGCACTACGCAat ATACTAGGTGGTGGGATCTCAAACAGGGTATGGGAAACAATCATAGAACATGCTTTATCATGTGTTCctgatgatgatgaatggtatACCTACCATGGAACTGCACAAAGAGTTGAACTCCTATTAAACTCTATTTACAACGTTGTTAAAGTAACATTTGATGGCCAAGATTACCTACCTGTGGAAAATTTAACCTTTTCTCAGAAG CTTTTAGTGGAAGATGCAAAGAGACAAGCTTACAAGAATGTTTGGAACCTGACCCCATTTGATCGGCGAGCAATTATGGGCCCTTCGATGCCCTTTACCGATCTGCTGCCTGAACCAGTAGGCACCTCTAATTTACTTCTGCAGCAACATGATTTCTCAGGTACAAGACCAGACATGCCACTAGGATTGAACCAATCCTCAACATCATTTTCCTATGAAGTGGAAAATCCCAAACCCTTACAGGGAATTGAACCACTTAATCCAATGCTAAGAAACAGTAGTTTTAGAATGGAAGGGATCTTCCCTTACAATGCAGACAACAGTTTTTCATTTTTCGCGGACGACGGTTTCGGTACAAATCAGGACAACACTCAGGCTCAAATGCTAAGCTTAACATCAGCTACTCCAGCATGGGCACAAGGCAGTGGATTCATTTTCACACCAGACTATGAAACATCATCTATAAGCTTCTTGTCTTCTTTCCCGAGCTGCAATGTAAATGACCGAAGCATCGGAGAGACAAGAGAAGTGTGTCCCAAAAACAGGTGGTTGAAGGTACGAGCTGTTATCCAATGGAAATCAATCAGCCGCGGCGCTGCAAAAAGGCGGCGGCAGCACTGGCTGCAACACGGTATATGTACATGA
- the LOC121219960 gene encoding dnaJ homolog subfamily B member 6 has protein sequence MDREGGSHGGSCYYTVLGIRKDASFSDIRAAYRKLALKWHPDRYVTNPAVAGEAKLRFQQIQEAYSVLSNGSKRSMYDASLYDPLEDDDQDFCDFMQEMISMMNNVKDEGVSLEDLQKMFADMVGSGDGMSFNVNTDLTETKKAHFTASKT, from the exons ATGGACCGGGAAGGAGGATCCCACGGCGGATCTTGTTACTACACTGTTCTCGGGATTCGCAAGGACGCCTCCTTCTCCGATATCCGTGCTGCTTACCGTAAGCTTGCTCTG AAATGGCACCCGGACAGATACGTCACAAATCCGGCGGTCGCCGGCGAAGCGAAACTCAGGTTTCAGCAAATCCAAGAAGCTTATTCCG TTCTCTCAAACGGGTCCAAGAGATCAATGTATGACGCCAGTCTCTACGATCCCTTGGAAGATGATGACCAA GACTTCTGTGACTTTATGCAAGAGATGATCTCGATGATGAACAATGTGAAAGACGAG GGGGTTAGTTTGGAGGATCTGCAAAAGATGTTCGCCGATATGGTCGGCAGCGGAGATGGTATGAGCTTCAACGTCAACACTGATCTCACGGAGACGAAGAAGGCGCATTTCACGGCATCTAAGACTTAA
- the LOC107899064 gene encoding exonuclease DPD1, chloroplastic/mitochondrial: MRSAAIYFSMLQAPRGSIHGLANFCWESFRNISCSHVNSSSLKPLASKYGVQGGYRRRWIRRPMTTKTGGRNKTNQAAKPSNLVRKIVDKKVSTSTALNLNKADETSKHQQIQYCGIKQMIAENKDLADLVTFIIYDTETSGLSRKDDRIIEIALQDLAGGENSTFQTLVNPGCYVANSHIHGITSNMVCRRDVPRMEELIPILLQFIKSRQKPGGYVLWGAHNSFAFDLPFLINEFSCCSYEIPPNWLFIDTISLARELMKSGGSNLPSGISLQALREHYKIPLVGSAHRAMSDVRTLSMILQMLTFDLKLTLPNLVTRSFTAFEYVNNKRKKS; this comes from the exons ATGAGATCCGCTGCCATTTACTTTTCAATGTTGCAAGCCCCCAGAGGCAGTATCCATGGCTTAGCTAACTTTTGTTGGGAAAGCTTCCGCAATATAAGTTGCAGTCATGTAAATAGTTCGAGCCTCAAGCCACTTGCTTCCAAGTATGGGGTTCAAGGAGGTTACAGAAGAAGATGGATTAGAAGGCCTATGACAACAAAAACAGGTGGAAGAAACAAGACTAACCAGGCTGCTAAACCAAGTAACCTTGTGCGTAAAATTGTAGATAAAAAGGTGTCAACAAGCACTGCATTGAATTTAAATAAAGCAGATGAAACAAGTAAACATCAACAGATTCAGTACTGTGGTATTAAACAGATGATTGCAGAGAACAAAGACTTAGCTGACCTTGTAACGTTTATCATTTATGATACTGAAACTTCGGGCCTTAGTAGAAAAGATGACCGAATCATCGAGATAGCTCTTCAGGATCTGGCAGGAGGTGAAAACAGCACATTCCAGACGTTGGTTAATCCCGGATGCTATGTTGCAAATTCTCATATTCATGGCATCACAAGCAACATGGTTTGTAGGCGTGATGTTCCAAG GATGGAGGAACTAATACCAATCCTGCTGCAGTTTATAAAAAGCCGTCAGAAACCCGGGGGTTATGTATTGTGGGGTGCTCACAATAGTTTTGCATTTGATTTACCGTTTTTAATCAATGAATTCAGTTGTTGCTCATACGAGATTCCTCCGAATTGGTTGTTTATTGACACCATTTCTCTCGCCCGTGAACTGATGAAGTCCGGAG GGTCCAACCTCCCTTCGGGAATATCCTTACAAGCACTTCGAGAGCACTACAAGATCCCATTAGTTGGTTCAGCACACAGAGCCATGTCTGATGTAAGAACCTTATCAATGATTCTACAGATGTTAACATTTGACTTGAAACTCACACTCCCAAACCTTGTCACAAGATCTTTCACTGCCTTTGAATATGTCAACAATAAAAGGAAAAAGAGTTGA